One genomic segment of Actinoplanes ianthinogenes includes these proteins:
- a CDS encoding putative bifunctional diguanylate cyclase/phosphodiesterase encodes MPDTGFNDDATDRRLRLLIGLVVVLGLGASAAWAQQAYLHPGAVPPPGLLVLLGGTVIAAYRLRVTVRVRSGREGLAWDEIPALVGLMLIPAPWMVLCATISVLALKIWDRQGIRKTVFAAAKQALTVSAAGAVFAAFGVRPDLDQPHVPVLAVITGLVVFTLVDQLVFLPVLATDNRTSILSVARRSWIGKVIGFLGELGACLLALWVLTSHANVLLLLVVPLVVACMQLWQSRSSRTREEREAWQRLAKATDELNAVDLTQVLHSAATRAAQIFRAAEAAIDLTATGPGRTVRATEEQVLADGPLSVAPVQAGDTSVDLIAHDGGVRVGVLRLRFGGAVRLTEVEEYKLRTFASAVCTAIRNAQAYAELARIAAENAYAAAHDPLTGLANRRQFYEHAELLCHDAAPDGLVALMIIDLNHFKEVNDTLGHAAGDDVLREVARRLSEAAAPGDLVARLGGDEFAVLLTGLPTPALANHRAGTMLAALEPGIEVEGMLITVEAAGGIALAAGTGSVEELMRRADIAMYQAKRAGEPTMAYTHARDTADVERLMLTGDLRRAVDRQEFTVDFQPIVDLGSGEVISAEALARWHHPGQGNLDPVQFLETVERSGQLPAFADAVLDQSLVAMRTWREAGFDLPVAVNVSPRSLLDPDFPAAVLSRLERHEVPADRLVLELAETLTISQLDVVARVLAELRDAGVRLAVDDFGTGVSSLSVLSRIPVHQLKIDQEFVATVETSAEAAAVIRTTVDLARNLHLTVVAEGVESEPQRRALWELGCLAGQGHLFARPLSAARFLGTLQRGSAGRPGALAAALHDAGSVVRMPVRRSSGAGRSSLPHLPA; translated from the coding sequence ATGCCTGACACCGGCTTCAACGACGACGCGACCGATCGGCGGCTCCGGCTGCTCATCGGTCTCGTCGTCGTTCTGGGCCTCGGCGCCTCCGCCGCCTGGGCCCAGCAGGCCTACCTCCATCCCGGCGCGGTCCCGCCACCCGGCTTGCTGGTTCTGCTCGGCGGCACGGTGATCGCCGCCTATCGCCTCCGGGTCACGGTCCGGGTGCGTTCCGGCCGCGAGGGCCTCGCCTGGGACGAGATCCCGGCCCTGGTCGGCCTGATGCTGATCCCGGCGCCCTGGATGGTGCTCTGTGCCACGATCAGCGTCCTCGCCCTCAAGATCTGGGACCGGCAGGGCATCCGCAAGACCGTGTTCGCGGCGGCCAAGCAGGCGTTGACGGTCAGCGCGGCCGGCGCCGTCTTCGCCGCGTTCGGGGTCCGGCCCGACCTGGACCAGCCGCACGTCCCGGTCCTCGCGGTGATCACCGGCCTGGTCGTCTTCACCCTGGTCGACCAGCTCGTCTTCCTGCCGGTCCTGGCGACCGACAACCGGACCAGCATCCTGAGCGTCGCCCGGCGCAGCTGGATCGGCAAGGTCATCGGCTTCCTCGGCGAGCTGGGCGCCTGCCTGCTCGCCCTCTGGGTGCTGACCTCCCACGCGAACGTGCTGCTTCTCCTGGTCGTCCCGCTCGTTGTTGCTTGCATGCAGCTGTGGCAGTCCCGCAGTTCCCGGACCCGTGAGGAGCGCGAGGCGTGGCAGCGCCTGGCGAAAGCCACCGACGAGCTGAACGCCGTCGACCTCACCCAGGTGCTGCACTCCGCGGCCACCCGGGCCGCGCAGATCTTCCGCGCCGCCGAGGCGGCCATCGACCTGACCGCGACCGGTCCCGGCCGGACCGTGCGTGCCACCGAGGAGCAGGTCCTCGCCGACGGCCCGCTGTCCGTGGCGCCCGTCCAGGCTGGTGACACCAGCGTGGACCTGATCGCGCACGACGGCGGGGTCCGCGTCGGGGTGCTGCGGCTGCGCTTCGGCGGCGCGGTGCGCCTCACCGAGGTGGAGGAGTACAAACTGCGTACCTTCGCCTCGGCGGTGTGCACCGCGATCCGCAACGCGCAGGCGTACGCCGAGCTGGCACGCATCGCCGCGGAGAACGCGTATGCGGCGGCCCACGACCCGCTCACCGGGCTGGCCAACCGCCGCCAGTTCTACGAGCACGCCGAGCTGCTGTGTCACGACGCGGCGCCGGACGGCCTGGTGGCCCTGATGATCATCGATCTCAACCACTTCAAAGAGGTCAACGACACGCTCGGGCACGCCGCCGGCGACGACGTGCTGCGTGAGGTGGCCCGCCGGCTGAGCGAGGCGGCGGCGCCCGGTGACCTGGTGGCCCGGCTCGGCGGGGACGAGTTCGCCGTGCTGCTCACCGGCCTGCCCACGCCGGCGCTGGCCAACCATCGGGCCGGCACGATGCTCGCCGCCCTGGAGCCGGGTATCGAGGTCGAGGGCATGCTGATCACCGTCGAGGCGGCCGGCGGGATCGCGCTCGCGGCCGGCACGGGCAGCGTCGAGGAGCTGATGCGCCGCGCCGACATCGCCATGTACCAGGCGAAACGCGCCGGCGAGCCGACCATGGCCTACACACACGCGCGGGACACCGCGGACGTCGAGCGGCTGATGCTCACCGGCGACCTGCGCCGCGCGGTGGACCGGCAGGAGTTCACCGTCGACTTCCAGCCGATCGTCGACCTGGGCAGTGGCGAGGTGATCTCGGCCGAGGCGCTGGCCCGCTGGCACCACCCCGGTCAGGGCAACCTCGACCCGGTCCAGTTCCTGGAGACGGTGGAACGCTCCGGTCAGCTGCCGGCCTTCGCCGACGCGGTCCTGGACCAGTCGCTGGTGGCCATGCGGACCTGGCGGGAGGCCGGCTTCGACCTGCCGGTGGCGGTCAACGTGTCGCCGCGGAGCCTGCTCGACCCGGATTTCCCGGCCGCCGTGCTGAGCCGGCTGGAGCGGCACGAGGTGCCGGCCGACCGGCTGGTCCTGGAACTCGCCGAGACACTCACCATCAGTCAGCTCGACGTGGTCGCCCGGGTGCTGGCCGAGCTGCGCGACGCCGGGGTGCGGCTGGCCGTCGACGACTTCGGCACCGGGGTCTCCTCGCTCTCCGTGCTCTCCCGGATCCCGGTGCACCAGCTCAAGATCGACCAGGAGTTCGTCGCCACGGTGGAGACCTCGGCGGAGGCGGCCGCGGTGATCCGGACGACCGTGGATCTCGCCCGCAACCTGCACCTGACGGTGGTCGCCGAGGGTGTCGAGAGCGAGCCGCAGCGGCGAGCGCTGTGGGAGCTGGGCTGCCTGGCCGGGCAGGGGCACCTGTTCGCGCGGCCGCTGTCGGCGGCGCGGTTCCTCGGGACGTTGCAGCGCGGGTCGGCGGGGCGGCCCGGTGCGCTGGCGGCGGCGTTGCACGACGCCGGGTCGGTGGTGCGGATGCCGGTTCGCCGGTCGTCCGGGGCGGGGAGATCTTCTCTGCCACACTTGCCCGCGTGA
- a CDS encoding glycosyltransferase 87 family protein, with protein MTSGLLARIERAGGGLAADLGLYLVSAVFALTTGLASTLLPHRAWGLIAAWGYAAATVLVIVQMVVRRAGSTVARAPGLPKSDFSGLGLAGDRFRAWLAWLTWGAVALVPLVVEAVQRAGGRSDRAQEEVLVVEAMGKSLVEHGTPYLSRADIAALPIDERLLGYRPYQPGMAIFGLPRALAGDHWWTDARVWFAITAVLAVGSAVAVLRPFNPFPVRAVQAATVLPVTALTLATGGDDIPVLALCLLALALATTGRFLGAGVAVGAAAAAKLFAFPVVAVLVVLAVVAGRGRRLIPFAVGLPVLALVPPLLVNLDALVENVLRFPLGHGLVTSPAQSPFPGYLVAQHLPGGRFLAAGLLGAAALVIGWLLLRRPPRDAGRAALFCGWGLLAAILLMPTTRFGYLLYPVALLVWAPALVLRNRTGSSAPRHDTALYRQ; from the coding sequence GTGACTTCAGGACTTCTCGCACGGATCGAGCGGGCGGGTGGCGGGCTCGCGGCCGATCTCGGGTTGTATCTGGTGTCCGCGGTGTTCGCGCTGACCACCGGGTTGGCGTCGACGCTGCTGCCGCATCGGGCGTGGGGGTTGATCGCGGCGTGGGGCTATGCGGCGGCCACGGTGCTGGTGATCGTTCAGATGGTGGTCCGGCGGGCTGGGTCGACGGTTGCGCGTGCTCCTGGCTTACCGAAATCGGATTTTTCGGGTTTGGGTCTTGCGGGTGATCGGTTTCGGGCTTGGCTTGCGTGGCTGACCTGGGGGGCGGTGGCGCTGGTTCCGCTGGTCGTCGAGGCGGTGCAGCGGGCGGGCGGGCGCAGCGACCGGGCGCAGGAAGAGGTGCTGGTCGTCGAGGCGATGGGGAAATCGCTGGTCGAGCACGGGACGCCGTACCTGAGCCGGGCCGACATCGCCGCCCTGCCGATCGACGAGCGGCTGCTCGGCTATCGCCCCTACCAGCCCGGGATGGCGATCTTCGGGCTGCCGCGGGCGCTCGCCGGTGATCATTGGTGGACCGACGCGCGGGTCTGGTTCGCGATCACCGCGGTGCTCGCGGTCGGCTCGGCCGTCGCGGTCCTGCGTCCCTTCAACCCCTTTCCGGTACGCGCGGTGCAGGCCGCCACGGTCCTCCCGGTGACGGCGCTGACCCTGGCCACCGGCGGTGACGACATCCCGGTGCTGGCCCTCTGCCTGCTCGCCCTGGCGCTCGCCACGACCGGCCGCTTCCTGGGGGCGGGTGTCGCGGTCGGGGCCGCGGCGGCCGCCAAACTGTTCGCCTTCCCGGTGGTGGCGGTGCTCGTGGTGCTCGCCGTGGTGGCCGGCCGGGGTCGCCGGCTGATCCCGTTCGCGGTCGGGCTGCCCGTCCTGGCGCTCGTCCCGCCGCTGCTGGTGAACCTCGACGCCCTGGTCGAGAACGTGCTTCGGTTCCCGCTCGGGCACGGGCTGGTGACCAGCCCGGCACAGTCACCCTTTCCGGGATATCTGGTCGCCCAGCATCTGCCCGGTGGCCGGTTCCTGGCGGCCGGCCTGCTCGGCGCGGCCGCGCTGGTGATCGGCTGGCTGCTGCTGCGGCGACCGCCGCGGGATGCCGGGAGGGCCGCGCTGTTCTGCGGCTGGGGCCTGCTCGCGGCGATCCTGCTGATGCCGACCACCCGGTTCGGGTACCTGCTCTACCCGGTCGCGCTACTCGTGTGGGCACCCGCCCTGGTGCTCAGGAATCGCACAGGTTCTTCCGCCCCACGGCATGACACAGCCTTGTACCGTCAATGA
- a CDS encoding zf-TFIIB domain-containing protein, producing MTCPKCHGEMRVYERSGVTIDQCTECRGIFLDRGELEKLFAAEANYNRSAPAPGPAAHTPPPPPPPHGGHGYIPPPPPPPAYGAPVHHAPPAAHYPPAPHYGHHGHYRHYGHHGHYRRRGFLHDLFD from the coding sequence ATGACCTGTCCCAAGTGCCACGGCGAGATGCGGGTCTACGAGCGCAGCGGCGTCACGATCGACCAGTGCACCGAGTGCCGCGGCATCTTCCTGGACCGCGGTGAGCTGGAGAAACTCTTCGCCGCTGAGGCCAATTACAACCGTTCCGCGCCGGCGCCGGGTCCGGCCGCACACACCCCGCCGCCGCCTCCCCCGCCGCATGGTGGTCACGGGTACATTCCGCCGCCCCCGCCGCCGCCGGCTTACGGCGCTCCGGTGCACCACGCTCCGCCGGCCGCGCACTATCCGCCGGCGCCGCACTATGGGCACCACGGGCACTATCGGCACTACGGGCACCATGGGCATTACCGTCGGCGGGGTTTCCTGCACGACCTGTTCGACTGA
- a CDS encoding YbaB/EbfC family nucleoid-associated protein, whose amino-acid sequence MTETADRTATQDLRNDLEDVYGRYEEMRSGVDELQRSLATMQVSAQSPDGAVQATVNADGDLVALRLDQQACREWNVETLARVIVETVQSASAGKHRQVENLVTAHRQSDETA is encoded by the coding sequence GTGACTGAAACAGCTGATCGCACGGCGACCCAGGACCTGCGGAACGACTTGGAAGACGTCTACGGCCGGTATGAGGAAATGCGCTCCGGAGTGGACGAACTCCAGCGCAGCCTGGCCACCATGCAGGTGAGCGCCCAGTCGCCGGACGGTGCCGTCCAGGCCACCGTGAACGCCGACGGCGACCTGGTCGCCCTGCGCCTCGACCAGCAGGCCTGCCGCGAGTGGAACGTCGAGACTCTGGCCCGCGTGATCGTCGAGACCGTGCAGAGCGCCTCGGCCGGCAAACACCGCCAGGTCGAAAACCTGGTCACCGCCCACCGCCAGTCGGACGAGACGGCCTGA